In a genomic window of Allomeiothermus silvanus DSM 9946:
- the modA gene encoding molybdate ABC transporter substrate-binding protein produces the protein MRKLLVSAVVMLGLAAAQQAEVRVAVAANLRDVFIDIVRAFNQDNANIKVTPSFGSSGGFVQQITQGAPFDVFMAADTSFPQALERNNLTEPGTLRVYAKGRLALLIPNRVGLSPSSLSVLLDPKIARIAISNPETAPYGRTAIEALQRAGLLEKLRSKLVFGQDISQATQLILAAADAGFTAYSLTFTASVKGQGKVWVVPERLAPPLEQAYVIIKGRNRPEVKALYDYIQGDKARTILKAFGYQVP, from the coding sequence ATGCGAAAACTTCTTGTAAGCGCGGTGGTGATGCTCGGTTTGGCCGCAGCCCAGCAAGCCGAGGTGCGGGTCGCGGTGGCCGCCAATTTGCGCGACGTCTTTATAGATATCGTCAGAGCCTTCAATCAGGACAACGCGAATATCAAGGTTACCCCCAGCTTCGGCTCCTCGGGCGGTTTCGTCCAGCAAATCACCCAGGGGGCTCCTTTCGATGTGTTTATGGCTGCCGACACCAGCTTCCCGCAGGCGCTGGAGCGTAACAACCTGACCGAGCCGGGGACCCTCAGAGTGTACGCTAAAGGCCGCCTAGCCCTGCTGATCCCCAACCGCGTAGGCCTTAGCCCCAGCAGCTTGAGCGTCCTCCTAGATCCCAAGATCGCCCGCATCGCCATCTCCAACCCTGAAACAGCCCCCTATGGCCGGACGGCCATAGAAGCCTTGCAAAGGGCGGGGCTGTTGGAGAAGCTGCGCAGCAAGCTGGTCTTCGGTCAGGACATCTCCCAAGCTACGCAGCTCATACTAGCGGCGGCCGACGCCGGGTTCACCGCCTACTCGCTGACCTTCACCGCATCGGTCAAAGGACAGGGTAAGGTCTGGGTGGTTCCCGAACGGCTGGCCCCCCCGCTCGAGCAAGCCTACGTGATCATCAAAGGCCGCAACCGCCCCGAGGTCAAGGCCCTGTACGACTACATCCAAGGGGATAAAGCGCGAACTATACTGAAAGCCTTTGGCTACCAGGTACCCTAA
- a CDS encoding molybdopterin-dependent oxidoreductase — MKRLLSVVVLVFSALAIAQSSDTVELTGLVERPAKLSLTDLQRFAAETLTVSFLSGQGLEQHTYKGVRLAALLQQAGLELENRKNDKLRKFVLATAKDGYTVIFSWAELDPEFGAQPVLLAWEEDGKPLQGERGPFRLVVPGDKRGGRYVSGVIRLEVRDADGSSQRR, encoded by the coding sequence ATGAAGCGGCTGCTATCGGTTGTTGTTTTGGTCTTCTCGGCGCTGGCTATAGCACAAAGCAGCGATACGGTAGAGCTGACCGGGCTGGTCGAGCGGCCTGCAAAGCTCTCCCTAACCGATCTGCAAAGGTTTGCGGCTGAAACCCTAACGGTGAGCTTTTTATCTGGCCAAGGCCTCGAGCAGCACACCTACAAAGGGGTGCGGCTAGCTGCCCTGCTCCAGCAGGCGGGGCTTGAGCTGGAGAACCGAAAAAACGACAAGCTGCGCAAGTTCGTACTTGCTACAGCCAAAGACGGCTACACGGTGATTTTCTCTTGGGCTGAGCTAGATCCCGAGTTCGGCGCCCAGCCCGTGCTCTTGGCCTGGGAGGAAGACGGTAAGCCCTTGCAGGGGGAGCGAGGACCCTTCCGTTTGGTGGTTCCCGGCGATAAGCGGGGCGGGCGTTATGTCAGCGGGGTGATCCGGCTCGAGGTTCGCGACGCCGATGGTTCTTCACAAAGGAGGTGA
- a CDS encoding TOBE domain-containing protein, translating to MRISARNQLPGTVQSVKYGEVMAEVTVRVGEHQIVSAITRTAAESLGLEPGKEVIVVIK from the coding sequence ATGCGAATCAGCGCGCGCAACCAGCTACCCGGTACAGTGCAATCGGTCAAGTATGGCGAGGTGATGGCGGAAGTAACCGTGCGGGTGGGCGAGCACCAGATCGTCTCCGCCATTACCCGCACCGCCGCTGAATCTTTAGGCCTGGAGCCGGGCAAAGAGGTGATCGTGGTGATTAAATGA
- a CDS encoding PadR family transcriptional regulator gives MKSLKKPQKQVLSNLSTSDWAVLAALAEGESHGFQIASLFAAGGGLGEIWKIQRPQVYRTLEHLTEAGLAQAVRQEPGLSGPQRTVFALTPAGRKAVRAWLYAPVTRLRLGRSDLRLKLAFLSRSGADWKPLLLAQREHYQKALDTLEAQEPQEKGVGRIALLWRLENARAGLRFVERLLAEGSSRL, from the coding sequence ATGAAGTCCCTAAAAAAGCCGCAAAAACAGGTCCTCTCCAACCTATCCACCAGCGATTGGGCGGTGCTCGCCGCGCTCGCTGAAGGAGAATCCCACGGCTTTCAAATAGCGAGCCTCTTTGCTGCTGGGGGCGGGTTGGGGGAGATCTGGAAGATCCAGCGCCCCCAGGTGTACCGTACCCTCGAACACCTCACCGAGGCCGGACTAGCCCAGGCTGTCCGCCAGGAGCCTGGGCTGAGCGGTCCACAGCGCACGGTGTTCGCGCTGACCCCGGCGGGGAGAAAGGCCGTAAGGGCCTGGCTGTATGCGCCGGTGACCCGTCTGCGCCTAGGACGCAGCGACCTGCGGCTTAAGCTGGCCTTCTTGTCCAGGAGCGGGGCCGACTGGAAACCGCTGCTGTTGGCCCAACGGGAGCACTACCAAAAAGCCCTGGATACCCTCGAGGCGCAGGAACCCCAAGAAAAAGGGGTGGGACGGATCGCCTTGTTGTGGCGGCTCGAGAACGCCAGGGCGGGGTTACGTTTCGTCGAGCGGCTTTTGGCGGAGGGTTCCTCCCGGCTATAG
- the tsaA gene encoding tRNA (N6-threonylcarbamoyladenosine(37)-N6)-methyltransferase TrmO produces the protein MRETVSYTPIGVVRSPFSDEAGMPIQSVAAPGVSGQVEVFEEFAEGLQDLEGFSHLILLCHLHRIREGALRVVPFLDTQPRGVFATRSPKRPNPIGFTIVRPERLEGRVLHILEHDLLDGTPVLDIKPYMPLFDVRHTEQIGWFRDRLYALGKVRSDDRFK, from the coding sequence ATGCGGGAAACCGTTTCGTACACCCCCATCGGGGTGGTGCGATCCCCCTTTTCTGACGAGGCGGGTATGCCCATCCAGTCGGTGGCTGCGCCAGGGGTAAGCGGGCAAGTGGAGGTCTTCGAGGAATTTGCTGAAGGTCTTCAAGACCTCGAGGGCTTTTCCCACCTGATTTTGCTCTGCCATCTGCACCGTATCCGCGAGGGTGCTTTGCGGGTGGTGCCGTTTTTGGACACCCAGCCGCGCGGGGTCTTCGCTACCCGTAGCCCCAAGCGGCCTAACCCCATCGGGTTCACCATCGTTCGCCCAGAGCGCCTAGAGGGGCGAGTGCTGCACATCCTCGAGCACGATCTTTTGGACGGAACCCCAGTGCTGGACATCAAGCCCTACATGCCCCTATTTGACGTGCGGCATACCGAACAGATCGGCTGGTTCAGGGATCGGCTCTACGCACTTGGGAAGGTGCGTTCAGATGACCGCTTCAAATAA
- a CDS encoding c-type cytochrome — MKKILLAGLIALTSLALAQSGASVYQQCQGCHQPTGAGIPGVFPPLAGHVPEILAAKGGREYIIHVLLYGLTGEISVKGAKYNGAMPAYGQLKDEDIAAVLNHISTQWGNKFPAGQKEFTAAEVKAQRAKPLTAAQVNAARKALGLQ, encoded by the coding sequence ATGAAGAAAATTTTGCTCGCGGGTCTTATCGCCCTGACCAGCTTAGCCCTGGCCCAATCTGGCGCCAGCGTCTACCAGCAGTGCCAGGGCTGCCACCAGCCCACCGGAGCTGGGATCCCCGGGGTCTTCCCTCCGCTGGCCGGGCACGTCCCTGAAATTCTGGCCGCCAAGGGGGGCCGCGAGTACATTATTCATGTTTTGCTATATGGCCTGACCGGTGAGATCAGCGTCAAGGGTGCCAAATACAACGGTGCCATGCCGGCCTACGGGCAACTCAAGGACGAAGACATCGCCGCCGTCCTCAACCATATCAGCACCCAGTGGGGCAACAAATTCCCAGCAGGGCAGAAGGAGTTTACTGCCGCCGAGGTCAAGGCCCAGCGGGCCAAACCCCTCACCGCTGCCCAGGTCAACGCCGCGCGTAAGGCACTGGGCTTGCAGTAA
- a CDS encoding integrase core domain-containing protein, translating to MQFTTVGREIWRGARQAQRLAEANASDPEVQERLRKLRLVKALRESKKSWKEIQDLVGISRATYHRWQKALKEKGLAGLKPRSRRPKHLRTKVHWTPGLLIRIETLRKENPTWGRWSIWLTLRKEGFQMSERTVGRILAYLEKHRRIESVAGYLARTQRGKLKRRVNRPYAKRKPRGYEARAPGDLVQVDTLTLTLGPGSMVKHFSAIDLHSRFVLAEVHSRATAKLSEGFLSLLLARAPFPIRAIQVDGGSEFMAEFEEACCALGIALFVLPPRSPKLNGHVERMQRTFKEEFYTRPLPTPLSELQAELDTYLDYYNRRRPHMALGGLAPLEFLAKMQEESVPQRVSNVLTDYRVLLRWSFWLRCKRSRFLKESQMC from the coding sequence GTGCAGTTTACCACCGTTGGCCGAGAGATATGGAGAGGCGCTAGACAAGCACAGAGGCTGGCCGAGGCCAACGCAAGCGACCCAGAGGTCCAGGAACGTCTGCGCAAGCTCCGACTGGTCAAAGCCCTGCGTGAAAGTAAAAAGAGCTGGAAGGAGATCCAGGACCTGGTCGGGATCAGCCGGGCCACCTACCACCGCTGGCAAAAAGCCCTAAAAGAAAAGGGCCTGGCTGGACTCAAACCCCGCTCCCGCCGCCCTAAGCACCTGCGCACAAAGGTCCACTGGACCCCAGGGCTGCTCATTAGAATAGAAACTCTCCGCAAGGAAAACCCCACCTGGGGACGCTGGTCCATCTGGCTTACCCTCCGCAAGGAGGGTTTCCAGATGAGCGAACGCACGGTGGGGCGCATCCTGGCCTACCTGGAGAAGCACCGACGTATCGAGAGCGTGGCCGGCTACCTGGCCCGGACTCAAAGAGGGAAGCTAAAGCGAAGGGTAAACCGGCCCTACGCCAAAAGGAAGCCCCGAGGATACGAGGCCAGGGCTCCTGGGGACCTGGTCCAGGTGGACACCCTCACCCTGACCTTAGGACCGGGAAGCATGGTCAAGCACTTCTCGGCGATTGACCTCCATAGCCGGTTTGTCCTGGCGGAGGTGCACAGCCGGGCCACGGCTAAGCTTTCTGAGGGGTTCTTGTCCTTGCTTCTGGCCAGGGCCCCTTTTCCCATCCGGGCCATCCAGGTGGATGGGGGCAGCGAGTTCATGGCCGAGTTTGAGGAGGCCTGCTGTGCTCTGGGGATTGCCTTGTTTGTGCTACCGCCGAGGAGTCCTAAACTCAATGGTCACGTGGAGCGGATGCAGCGGACCTTCAAGGAGGAGTTCTACACCCGGCCTTTGCCCACCCCGCTCAGCGAGCTGCAGGCAGAGCTGGATACCTACCTGGACTACTACAACCGCCGAAGGCCTCACATGGCCCTGGGGGGTCTTGCTCCGCTGGAGTTTTTGGCTAAGATGCAAGAGGAGTCGGTTCCTCAAAGAGTCTCAAATGTGTTGACCGATTACAGGGTCTTGCTCCGCTGGAGTTTTTGGCTAAGATGCAAGAGGAGTCGGTTCCTCAAAGAGTCTCAAATGTGTTGA
- a CDS encoding c-type cytochrome, with protein sequence MKKTLLGLVAALSLFGFALAQNGSSLYQKNCAFCHGETGQGRPGAFPPLAGHSVELATSPAGRAVLIQSVLFGLQGEIIVKDQRYAGVMPGYAQLRDEEIASLLNFVLEAWGNDKLLPPGYRPISAAEVAAERSRRLTPLQVYENRRRINLR encoded by the coding sequence GTGAAAAAAACCTTGTTGGGCCTGGTTGCCGCTCTGAGTTTGTTCGGTTTCGCTCTAGCCCAAAACGGAAGCAGCCTTTATCAGAAAAACTGTGCTTTCTGTCACGGCGAAACCGGACAGGGCCGCCCCGGCGCCTTCCCCCCTCTAGCGGGTCACAGCGTGGAGCTAGCAACCAGCCCAGCAGGACGTGCAGTTCTGATCCAGAGCGTACTTTTCGGCCTCCAAGGAGAGATCATTGTCAAGGACCAGCGCTATGCGGGGGTTATGCCTGGCTACGCACAATTACGCGACGAGGAGATTGCCAGCCTGTTGAATTTTGTGCTGGAGGCTTGGGGTAACGATAAGCTGCTCCCCCCAGGTTACCGGCCCATCAGCGCTGCCGAAGTCGCCGCCGAGCGGTCGCGACGGCTCACCCCCCTACAGGTGTACGAGAACCGCCGTCGGATTAACCTACGCTAA
- a CDS encoding polyamine ABC transporter substrate-binding protein — translation MKKFATVVALVFLLPLLTACPKQQTRDELRIYNWSDYMPEEVIQDFEKRENAKIVLDTYDDPEAMVSKLQAGGDSEYDVVILSDYLVGQLAQRGTILELDKSKIPNFKNLDPSFADPAYDPGSKHSVVYQWGTTGLAYREDLVKGPVDSWAVLFDPAKSVGSFLLLTEMREQVGAALRYLGASVNSTDPATLERAKRLLIDAKRRSQGFAGGTDAVQQVLSGNVAVAVAYSGDAFRAMEENPKVKYVIPREGGTIWSDVLTILSKSKNSELAYKFINYLLEPEVAAKVSNGIGYGTPVPAALPMIEARDNPIIYPSAEVRKKLEFLGDLGPAADLYNKIWAEVRAQ, via the coding sequence GTGAAAAAATTTGCAACCGTGGTGGCGTTGGTGTTCCTGTTGCCTTTACTCACCGCCTGCCCCAAGCAGCAAACCCGAGATGAACTCCGCATCTACAACTGGTCGGATTACATGCCCGAGGAAGTCATCCAGGACTTCGAGAAGCGTGAGAACGCCAAGATCGTGCTGGACACCTACGATGACCCCGAGGCGATGGTCTCCAAACTGCAAGCTGGGGGCGACAGTGAATACGACGTGGTAATCCTCTCGGATTATTTGGTGGGACAACTGGCCCAGCGGGGAACCATCCTCGAGCTGGACAAGTCCAAGATCCCCAACTTCAAGAACCTCGACCCCAGCTTTGCCGACCCCGCCTACGACCCCGGCAGCAAGCACTCGGTCGTCTACCAATGGGGCACCACCGGGCTCGCCTATCGCGAGGACCTGGTCAAGGGACCAGTGGATAGCTGGGCGGTACTCTTCGACCCGGCCAAGAGCGTAGGAAGCTTTTTGCTCCTCACCGAGATGCGCGAGCAGGTGGGGGCTGCGCTGCGCTACTTGGGGGCTTCGGTCAACTCCACCGACCCAGCCACGCTCGAGCGGGCCAAGCGGCTCTTGATTGACGCCAAACGCCGCAGCCAGGGTTTCGCCGGGGGGACCGACGCAGTGCAACAGGTGCTCTCGGGCAACGTAGCGGTGGCGGTAGCCTACTCCGGCGACGCCTTCCGCGCCATGGAGGAAAACCCCAAGGTCAAGTACGTGATCCCACGTGAGGGTGGCACCATCTGGAGTGACGTACTGACCATCCTTAGCAAGAGCAAAAACAGCGAACTGGCCTACAAGTTCATCAACTACCTGCTCGAGCCCGAAGTAGCAGCCAAAGTCTCCAACGGGATCGGTTACGGCACCCCGGTCCCGGCAGCGCTCCCGATGATCGAGGCCCGCGACAATCCCATCATCTACCCGAGCGCCGAGGTGCGAAAAAAGCTCGAGTTCCTGGGTGACTTAGGTCCCGCCGCCGACCTCTACAACAAGATTTGGGCCGAGGTTCGGGCCCAATAA
- a CDS encoding ABC transporter permease — protein MKRLLAVYSWAIFAFLYLPILVIAVLSFNRSRFGVSWTGFTLDWYNRLFANERVLEYLGNTLVVAVVSTALATTIGTLLAVGLVRYEFRLKSLLRYLLYVPVVVPDVVMGISLLLLFNTLRDAIGWPRLSLLTIILAHVSFQVAYVTLVVRARLMLLDPALEEAAQDLGATGWRTFREVTLPLISPGVVSGALLAFSLSLDDFVVTFFTSGSGSTTLPLYIYGKVKTGITPDIHALSTLMVGSTILVLLLGWLFWRKGGTK, from the coding sequence ATGAAGCGACTCCTGGCGGTTTACTCATGGGCAATCTTCGCCTTCTTATACTTGCCGATTTTGGTAATTGCGGTGTTGTCGTTTAACCGAAGCCGTTTCGGAGTGAGCTGGACTGGGTTTACCTTGGATTGGTACAACCGGCTCTTCGCTAATGAGCGGGTGCTCGAGTACCTCGGCAACACCCTTGTCGTGGCCGTGGTTTCGACGGCGCTTGCGACAACGATTGGAACCCTGCTGGCGGTTGGGTTGGTGCGCTACGAGTTTCGGCTCAAGAGCCTTCTGCGCTATCTGCTATACGTCCCGGTAGTGGTTCCTGATGTAGTGATGGGGATCTCGCTGCTGCTGTTGTTCAACACCCTACGCGACGCCATCGGTTGGCCCCGGCTCTCCCTGCTCACCATCATCCTGGCCCACGTGAGCTTTCAGGTGGCCTACGTTACGCTGGTGGTACGGGCCCGGCTGATGCTTTTAGATCCCGCCTTGGAAGAAGCCGCACAAGATTTAGGGGCCACTGGCTGGCGCACTTTTCGCGAGGTTACGCTGCCTCTGATCTCACCCGGGGTGGTCTCGGGAGCCCTGCTGGCCTTTAGCCTCTCCCTGGATGACTTCGTAGTAACGTTCTTCACCTCTGGTTCGGGGTCTACCACCCTTCCGCTCTATATTTATGGCAAGGTGAAAACCGGCATCACTCCCGATATCCATGCGCTCTCCACGCTCATGGTGGGAAGCACGATCCTGGTTTTGCTCCTAGGCTGGCTCTTTTGGCGCAAAGGAGGGACAAAGTGA
- a CDS encoding ABC transporter permease — MREAASLRRNLLRFLLTVGPGALWLFAFVLLPSVLVLIASLMSRGSFGQLAPPLGLHNYVRFFTEPLFWEIVGRSLWIGFWATVLTVLLGYPLAFYIAQHRHKQFLLLLVIIPFFTNFLIRVYAWIVLLQREGVVNAVITAFGLPPAELFPSSFAVYLATVYTYLPFFVLPLYAAVERIEWNQLEAAYDLGAGPLRGFWEAIFPQTLPGLLAGFLLTFIPAVGTFVIADLLGGGKVILIGNLIQQQFGAAQNWAFGAACSMILMGLVLLGLWLYARSQGERGLDELV, encoded by the coding sequence GTGAGGGAGGCAGCTTCTCTTCGGCGAAACCTGCTGCGCTTTTTGCTGACGGTAGGGCCAGGAGCTTTGTGGCTGTTTGCCTTCGTGCTCCTCCCCTCTGTGCTGGTCCTGATCGCTTCGCTGATGAGCCGGGGCAGCTTCGGCCAGCTCGCCCCACCCTTGGGGCTGCACAACTACGTGCGCTTCTTCACCGAGCCGCTTTTTTGGGAGATCGTGGGCAGGAGCCTGTGGATCGGCTTCTGGGCCACGGTGCTGACGGTGCTGCTGGGCTACCCACTGGCCTTTTATATCGCCCAGCACCGCCACAAACAGTTCCTGCTGCTGCTGGTGATCATCCCCTTTTTCACCAACTTCTTGATCCGGGTGTACGCCTGGATCGTGCTGTTGCAGCGCGAAGGGGTGGTGAACGCGGTGATTACCGCCTTCGGCCTGCCGCCTGCGGAGCTTTTCCCCTCGAGCTTTGCGGTCTATCTCGCCACCGTCTACACCTATTTGCCTTTTTTCGTGCTGCCCCTCTACGCAGCGGTGGAGCGGATCGAGTGGAACCAGCTGGAGGCCGCCTACGACCTAGGGGCAGGCCCGCTGCGGGGTTTTTGGGAGGCCATCTTCCCCCAAACCTTGCCGGGGCTTTTAGCCGGGTTTTTGCTCACCTTTATCCCCGCGGTAGGAACCTTTGTGATCGCCGATTTGCTAGGCGGGGGGAAGGTCATCCTGATCGGCAACCTCATCCAACAGCAGTTCGGCGCAGCCCAGAACTGGGCTTTTGGCGCGGCTTGCAGCATGATCCTGATGGGCCTGGTGCTGCTGGGTCTATGGCTATACGCCCGGTCTCAAGGCGAAAGGGGGCTGGACGAGCTGGTATGA
- a CDS encoding ABC transporter ATP-binding protein: MEQALFRGRRERRLADGIAVRLEGVRKRFGDTVAVAGVDLEIKSGEFFSLLGPSGCGKTTLLRMIAGFDTPDEGRILIAGQDMRGVPPYRRPVNTVFQNYALFPHLTVEQNIAFGLRMKRMPKDQIAKRVGWALELVNMQGLETRRPHQLSGGQKQRVALARALVNEPEVLLLDEPLSALDLKLRQELRVELMNLQEQLGITFIFVTHDQEEALVMSDRIAVMNRGKVEQVGPAEEVYELPKTPFVAKFLGDSNLIPATALEPRRVRTPLGEFVLDEEDALTPGQEVLLSIRPEKIRLFRERPQLPNVFQAQVDDIIYTGSENQYLLKAGGMTLVVDTLNQDILEPGHDEFTYDEVVWVAMTPEKLVVVGTGQTEGEP, encoded by the coding sequence GTGGAACAAGCCCTATTTCGGGGACGCCGAGAGCGGAGACTGGCTGACGGGATTGCGGTTCGCCTCGAGGGCGTTCGCAAGCGCTTCGGCGATACCGTGGCGGTAGCGGGAGTAGATCTGGAGATTAAGAGCGGGGAGTTCTTCAGCCTGCTAGGGCCTTCGGGCTGCGGCAAGACCACCCTGCTTAGGATGATCGCTGGCTTCGACACACCCGACGAGGGGCGCATTCTGATCGCAGGCCAGGACATGCGGGGAGTTCCTCCCTATCGCCGCCCGGTCAACACGGTGTTTCAGAACTATGCCCTGTTTCCCCACCTCACCGTCGAGCAAAATATCGCCTTTGGACTCAGGATGAAGCGAATGCCCAAGGACCAGATCGCCAAGCGGGTGGGTTGGGCGCTCGAGCTGGTGAACATGCAGGGGCTCGAGACCCGCCGTCCCCACCAACTCTCCGGCGGACAGAAGCAGCGGGTCGCGTTGGCGAGAGCCTTGGTCAATGAACCGGAGGTGCTTTTGCTGGACGAACCGCTCTCCGCGCTCGACCTCAAGCTGCGGCAGGAGCTGCGGGTAGAGCTGATGAACCTGCAGGAGCAGCTCGGCATCACCTTTATCTTCGTCACCCACGACCAGGAAGAAGCTTTGGTGATGTCTGACCGGATCGCAGTGATGAACCGGGGCAAGGTAGAGCAGGTAGGCCCCGCCGAAGAAGTCTATGAGCTGCCCAAAACCCCATTTGTGGCGAAGTTTTTGGGCGACTCCAACCTGATCCCCGCCACCGCGCTCGAGCCCCGCCGGGTCCGCACCCCGCTAGGCGAGTTCGTGCTGGACGAGGAGGACGCCCTTACGCCAGGGCAGGAGGTGTTGCTTTCGATCCGGCCCGAAAAGATCCGCCTCTTTCGCGAACGCCCCCAGCTTCCCAACGTCTTCCAAGCCCAGGTGGACGACATCATCTATACCGGCTCGGAGAACCAATACCTGCTCAAGGCCGGGGGGATGACCCTGGTGGTCGACACCCTCAACCAGGACATCCTCGAGCCCGGCCACGATGAGTTCACCTACGACGAAGTGGTCTGGGTGGCGATGACCCCGGAGAAACTAGTGGTGGTAGGGACGGGCCAAACGGAGGGAGAGCCGTGA
- a CDS encoding vWA domain-containing protein — protein MMLLLLAAWGPTVPLRPARTVVVLDQSPSAWEATARLAPQLELPGARYLAFASRPQPIATPTARRTDLGQGTDLERALEAAQELRPDRIVVVSDGLWQTRVLPPSVPVYALPVAPSPNLSVSLLPPAYPMRGETVEVRVLLESTTSTEARLVLEGPAGRLTRELKVEPGRQSLGYRFPLEGPTSVRAILQSPLGTKQARLEVAPTDQVRVWVLGDPALARYLEAQGFAVEEPKHITLPIRAEVVALGKSALELSPAELDALQSFLAQGGSLLWTATPKGLFFGGWERSSLADAIPLEPLQEDGGVGLVLVLDVSGSMLEADKLGLAVAGSLELIRSARDQDYIGVVAFSSSARWVFRPRPMTPQGRREAESLLLSVRAGGGTEIGEAYAEALQALRGLKTEDKQVLVLTDGLVQDPTLPTLQAAHQAQANKIRTNAVALGSDADRAFLRELAKQGGGTFYDVPSPKDLPRFFLEEAQRAFQREALVGNFPLSLRPHPITRQESPPPLAVILPAKAKPWAQGLLYSGSRAVLAVGEAGRGRVAALATDLSRSWQNWPGASGFLGGVVRWLAQTPARPRIEALRQPDGVRVVLEGQFERPRLRYAGSEQAMLPSGPLRYEATLPADSSGEAVVLEGDQPRLSLRLPEPPEWRLEDGRANLATLAEASGGRLLTSPAELRQLPTRADLPTRPYLLGLAILLFLLERYLERRTYTPRSVAI, from the coding sequence ATGATGCTGCTGCTCTTGGCCGCTTGGGGGCCCACTGTGCCGCTCCGCCCGGCACGCACCGTAGTCGTGCTTGACCAAAGCCCCTCGGCGTGGGAGGCCACGGCGCGGTTGGCCCCGCAACTGGAGCTTCCCGGAGCGCGATACCTGGCCTTCGCCTCGAGGCCCCAGCCTATTGCCACCCCCACCGCCCGCCGTACCGATTTAGGCCAGGGCACCGACCTCGAGCGCGCCCTGGAAGCCGCCCAAGAACTCCGGCCCGACCGTATCGTGGTGGTCTCGGACGGACTTTGGCAGACCCGGGTTCTTCCGCCCTCGGTGCCCGTATATGCCCTGCCCGTCGCGCCGAGCCCCAACCTCTCGGTCTCGTTGTTGCCCCCCGCTTACCCGATGAGGGGCGAGACGGTGGAAGTGCGGGTTTTGCTCGAGTCCACCACCTCTACAGAGGCCCGACTGGTTCTGGAAGGCCCTGCCGGGCGGTTGACCCGCGAACTGAAGGTCGAGCCGGGGCGGCAGAGCCTAGGCTACCGCTTTCCTCTAGAAGGTCCCACGAGCGTGCGGGCTATCCTGCAAAGCCCTTTAGGAACCAAACAGGCCCGGCTCGAGGTGGCCCCTACGGACCAGGTGCGGGTCTGGGTGCTGGGGGATCCGGCGCTAGCCCGTTACTTGGAGGCCCAGGGCTTCGCCGTAGAAGAGCCCAAACACATCACCCTGCCCATTAGAGCCGAGGTAGTGGCTCTGGGCAAAAGCGCCCTCGAGCTTTCCCCTGCTGAACTGGACGCGCTGCAAAGCTTTCTGGCCCAGGGGGGGAGCTTGTTGTGGACCGCGACCCCCAAGGGCCTCTTCTTTGGGGGTTGGGAGCGCAGCAGCCTGGCCGACGCCATCCCGCTCGAGCCCCTGCAAGAAGACGGCGGGGTGGGGCTGGTGTTGGTGCTGGATGTTTCGGGCAGCATGCTCGAGGCGGATAAGCTGGGGCTGGCCGTGGCCGGGTCATTAGAGCTGATCCGCTCGGCCCGCGACCAAGACTATATCGGGGTGGTGGCTTTCTCGAGCAGCGCTCGCTGGGTCTTTCGGCCTCGCCCCATGACCCCACAGGGACGGCGCGAGGCGGAAAGCTTGCTCCTATCGGTTCGTGCCGGGGGTGGAACCGAGATCGGCGAGGCCTACGCCGAAGCTCTGCAAGCGCTGCGGGGGCTTAAGACAGAGGACAAGCAGGTGCTGGTGCTTACTGACGGGCTGGTGCAAGACCCCACCCTGCCCACCTTGCAAGCGGCCCACCAGGCCCAGGCCAACAAGATCCGCACCAACGCGGTGGCTCTCGGCTCGGATGCGGACCGCGCCTTTCTGCGCGAGCTGGCCAAGCAGGGGGGAGGGACCTTTTACGATGTGCCCAGCCCAAAGGATTTGCCGCGCTTTTTCCTCGAGGAGGCCCAGCGGGCCTTCCAGCGCGAGGCCCTGGTGGGGAACTTCCCGCTCTCTCTGCGCCCCCACCCCATCACCCGCCAAGAATCTCCGCCACCCCTTGCAGTGATCCTTCCGGCCAAGGCCAAACCCTGGGCCCAGGGGTTGCTCTACTCGGGGAGCCGGGCCGTGCTGGCGGTAGGCGAGGCGGGGCGGGGGCGAGTGGCGGCCTTAGCTACCGACCTCTCGCGCTCGTGGCAAAACTGGCCGGGGGCCAGCGGATTCTTGGGGGGGGTGGTGCGCTGGCTAGCCCAAACCCCGGCCCGCCCCCGCATCGAAGCCTTACGCCAACCAGACGGGGTGCGGGTGGTGCTGGAGGGCCAGTTCGAACGCCCCCGGTTGCGCTACGCCGGTTCCGAGCAGGCCATGCTTCCCTCCGGGCCCCTCCGCTATGAGGCGACCCTGCCTGCGGACTCGAGCGGGGAAGCGGTAGTACTCGAGGGCGACCAGCCCCGCCTTAGCCTGCGCTTGCCCGAGCCCCCCGAGTGGCGCTTGGAAGACGGGCGGGCCAACCTGGCCACGCTAGCCGAAGCCAGCGGGGGGCGACTTCTGACGAGCCCCGCCGAACTCCGGCAGCTCCCTACCCGCGCCGACCTCCCCACCCGGCCGTATCTGCTGGGGTTGGCCATCCTGCTGTTTTTGCTCGAGCGGTACCTCGAGCGGCGCACCTATACGCCCCGATCTGTTGCTATCTAG